The following is a genomic window from Gammaproteobacteria bacterium.
GGTCCGGGGTGAACTGGATGCGCGTGAAGCTGCCGTCGAAGCTGCGCGCGAGCGCCTGGACCAGCAGCGTCTTGCCGAGACCCGGTACGCCCTCGATCAGGACGTGGCCGCCGGCGATGAGTCCGACCAGCACCTGGTCGAGGACCGCCGCCTGGCCGAGCAATGCGGTGCCGATCTCGCGTCGCAGCGCGCCGGCCAGTTCGCCGGCCCGTTCGAGGTCCGCCGCCGACCGTGTCGCTTGTGGCCCCTTGGTTTGGTCTGTGTCGGTCATAGGTGTCTTCTGATGGTTTCCATGGTACGCACCGTGCGCGTGAATGCGGATCTTTCGGAACCTGCGTCGGGCGGAAACGGCGATGCCTCGCCTCGCCGGGATCCCAGCGCCGCATGCAGGCGGTCGCAGACCGTGTCGCGCCGGCGTCCCGCTTCGCGTAACAGGGCGTGCTCCACCGCCGCCAGGAGTCGGTTGCCGGCACCCGATCGCCAGTAATATCGCCCGCTCGCCTCGACGTGTTCCATCAGCCGTCTTCGCCCGGGCGTCGGGGCGGGCACGAGCGGCCCGAAACGGGGCGCGGCCGAGGCGATCCAGGCCGCGAGCAGGAGGGCCAGGCTCGCGACCAGCATCCAGCTCCGTTCCCACAGGCGGACCCAGAAGGCCGCCATTCCCTGGGACACGACGAACCAGACCTGTCGCGGCGGTTCCCCGTCGACTCGCAACAGCCGCCAGAAAAACTCGGCGTGGTCGGCCCTGCCGATGCCCCCGTTGGTGGCGAACGCCATGTCCGAGAGCACCGTGACCTTCCCTTCACCCTGCGTGCGGCGGATCAGGTGGGCGCCGAACTCCCCGGCGAGGATCAGGGCCCCGTCCGTATCCTGCGTCTCGAGACGCCGGTCGGGATCGAAATCCACCTCGACGAAACCCTCGCCGTCGGGCAGTTCCAGGGCCGGAATCGAGGCCTCGGCAATCTGCTCGGCGGACAGATATCCCGTGACGGCCTGGATATCCAGGGCGTCGAGCAGCCCGTCCGGGATGGCGACCGGCCCATCGCCGTCCTTCTGCGCCTCCGGCGTCCGGCGGCGTGCGGCGACGACCAGGTGCCCGCCCGCCTCGACCCACCCCAGCAGCCGCGC
Proteins encoded in this region:
- a CDS encoding DUF4350 domain-containing protein; translated protein: MIRGPILVFVLLVVVAGILTWLFLENFEKREEDVYVGYQGEARNNDLLAAERFLHTMGLGVGRLGSTGRLAEIDPAGSVVILGRRGASDTPQGVARLLGWVEAGGHLVVAARRRTPEAQKDGDGPVAIPDGLLDALDIQAVTGYLSAEQIAEASIPALELPDGEGFVEVDFDPDRRLETQDTDGALILAGEFGAHLIRRTQGEGKVTVLSDMAFATNGGIGRADHAEFFWRLLRVDGEPPRQVWFVVSQGMAAFWVRLWERSWMLVASLALLLAAWIASAAPRFGPLVPAPTPGRRRLMEHVEASGRYYWRSGAGNRLLAAVEHALLREAGRRRDTVCDRLHAALGSRRGEASPFPPDAGSERSAFTRTVRTMETIRRHL